A genomic stretch from Scatophagus argus isolate fScaArg1 chromosome 19, fScaArg1.pri, whole genome shotgun sequence includes:
- the LOC124050949 gene encoding trace amine-associated receptor 1-like — MVHSTWLVIAYGTYNFNDHLCMEATLFLNGSIDVFGDIRFCNESAHVSSITAATTSYLLCTFVGSLSVLTMCGNLLVIMSISYFKQLQTPTNYLILSLAVADLLVGVLVLPFSTILSVSSCFYLQELVCKLRGSFDMFLCTASILNLCFISVDRYYAVCQPLRYKTKINVRVIVIMILVSWTVSALVGIGITIRGLNQKQYNGRCVLFQNTNSAIPGTVFAFYLPALIMFTIYLKIFMVAQRQARRIQNRTCQGTKSGATVSKMERKATKTLAIVMGIFLICWTPFFLCITFNPLSNGAIPLPLIEMFKWLGWSNSMLNPFVYAFFYSWFRLALRMMLSGKIFQGDFTNSKLF, encoded by the coding sequence GCTTGTTATTGCTTATGGTACTTACAATTTTAATGATCATTTATGCATGGAAGCTACATTATTTCTCAACGGCTCGATTGATGTTTTTGGGGACATACGTTTCTGTAATGAATCAGCACATGTTTCTAGCATAACAGCAGCCACCacttcatatttactgtgtaCCTTTGTTGGCTCTTTATCAGTTCTTACAATGTGTGGAAACCTTCTTGTAATAATGTCTATCAGTTACTTCAAACAGCTGCAAACTCCGACAAACtatctcatcctctctctcgctGTAGCTGACCTGCTTGTTGGTGTTTTAGTTTTGCCATTTAGCACAATACTATCTGTAAgctcttgtttttatcttcaaGAGTTAGTTTGTAAGTTACGAGGCAGTTTTGATATGTTTCTTTGCACAGCTTCTATTTTGAActtgtgctttatttctgttgacagaTATTATGCTGTGTGTCAGCCTCTGAGGTACAAAACTAAGATAAATGTCCGTGTTATTGTGATCATGATCCTGGTGAGCTGGACTGTTTCTGCACTAGTTGGAATTGGCATCACAATTAGGGGACTGAACCAGAAACAATATAACGGGAGGTGcgttttatttcaaaatacaaattcaGCAATTCCGGgaactgtttttgcattttaccTCCCAGCTCTCATCATGTTCACAATTTACCTAAAGATTTTCATGGTGGCACAGAGACAGGCACGCAGGATCCAGAACAGAACCTGTCAGGGCACAAAGTCTGGAGCAACTGTCagtaagatggagagaaaggccACCAAAACTCTGGCTATTGTCATGGGAATTTTTCTCATCTGTTGgactcctttctttctttgcatcaCCTTTAACCCTTTGAGTAATGGTGCAATACCACTTCCTTTGATTGAAATGTTCAAGTGGCTTGGATGGTCAAATTCAATGCTCAACCCATTTGTCTAtgctttcttttacagctgGTTTCGATTAGCTCTCAGGATGATGCTCTCTGGGAAAATATTTCAAGGTGATTTTACAAATTCTAAGCTCTTTTGA
- the LOC124050609 gene encoding trace amine-associated receptor 1-like codes for MHEPNRSDVVFEEKHLCNESANLSDMRAVTTTYLLCVFVGSLSVLIMCGNLLLITSIVYFKQLHTPTNYLILSLAVADLLVGVLVLPFSTILSVSSCFYLQDVLCKVRGSFDIFLCTSSILNLCFISVDRYYAVCQPLRYKAKINVRVIMIMILVSWTVPALNGISVTVLGVNQEQTNRGCVLFQNVSLNLSITATILAFYLPALIMSMIYLKILVVAQRQARSIQNNISLGMKPGATVSKMERKATKTLAIVMGIFLICWTPCFLCLTFNPFTGYTIPVAAIAAFKWLGWSNSMLNPFVYAFFYSWFRSAFRMIISGKIFQGDFTNCKLF; via the exons ATGCATGAACCAAACAG gtctgatgttgtttttgaggaaaaacatctCTGTAACGAATCAGCAAATTTATCTGACATGAGAGCAGTCACCACCAcgtatttactgtgtgtttttgttggctCTTTATCAGTTCTTATCATGTGTGGAAATCTTCTGCTAATAACCTCCATTGTTTACTTCAAACAGCTTCATACTCCGACAAACtatctcatcctctctctcgctGTAGCTGACCTGCTTGTTGGTGTTTTAGTTTTGCCATTTAGCACAATACTATCTGTAAgctcttgtttttatcttcaaGATGTACTTTGTAAGGTACGAGGCAGTTTTGATATATTTCTGTGCACATCTTCTATTTTGAActtgtgctttatttctgttgacagaTACTATGCTGTGTGTCAGCCCCTGAGGTACAAAGCTAAGATAAATGTCCGTGTTATTATGATCATGATCCTGGTGAGCTGGACTGTTCCTGCTCTAAATGGAATTAGTGTCACAGTTTTGGGAGTGAACCAAGAACAAACCAACAGagggtgtgttttatttcaaaatgtaagTCTAAATTTATCAATAACTGCAACCATCCTGGCATTTTACCTCCCAGCTCTCATTATGTCCATGATTTACCTAAAGATTTTGGTGGTGGCACAGAGACAGGCACGCAGCATTCAGAACAATATCTCTCTTGGCATGAAGCCTGGAGCAACTGTCagtaagatggagagaaaggccACCAAAACTCTGGCTATTGTCATGGGAATTTTTCTCATCTGTTGGACTCCttgctttctttgtttgacTTTTAACCCTTTCACTGGCTACACAATACCAGTTGCTGCGATTGCAGCTTTTAAATGGCTTGGATGGTCAAATTCAATGCTCAATCCATTTGTTTATGCCTTCTTCTACAGCTGGTTTCGATCAGCTTTTAGAATGATTATTTCTGGGAAGATATTTCAAGGTGATTTTACTAACTGTAAGCTCTTTTGA